A window from Parambassis ranga chromosome 13, fParRan2.1, whole genome shotgun sequence encodes these proteins:
- the actmap gene encoding actin maturation protease isoform X1 gives MSMECTLSPPPPPPPPAPAPKKKLYQTIASNRSPVEGNYTEACLLLSQRESSFRKDLQWILVNSYVPSLIQDGPQCGLVALWMATHLLQPQLSVDMEAVIQTAVSRGYTAQGEMFSAANMALLAEEVCGCRAELLSGGLSGDNYTAVIAHLWGRQPVLIPYDEDYNHEPCQRSGHRAHWAVASGVLLGVDQGSVSQEHIQPDPSLPWVFLTSDTGSPCPVGCREVYILAKQGKSLRYQLWSLDSVSQSNGQLRMMDPQRANDGTQYVVPQGGVEAGLAGQTVLLHTRTQK, from the exons ATGTCAATGGAATGCACCCtgtcaccacctcctcctcctcctcctccagcgcCGGCGCCCAAAAAGAAGCTGTATCAGACAATAGCCAGCAACAGGAGTCCTGTAGAAGGGAATTACACAGAGGCATGCTTACTGCTCAGTCAGAGGGAGAGCAG CTTCAGGAAGGACCTGCAGTGGATTCTGGTGAACTCATATGTGCCTTCCCTCATCCAAGATGGCCCACA GTGTGGCCTGGTGGCTTTGTGGATGGCGACTCACCTTCTACAGCCACAACTAAGTGTTGACATGGAGGCTGTGATTCAGACAGCAGTGAGCAGGGGCTACACCGCTCAGGGGGAAATGTTTTCAG CTGCTAACATGGCCCTGCTGGCAGAGGAAGTCTGTGGCTGTAGAGCTGAACTGCTCTCTGGGGGTTTGAGTGGTGATAATTATACAGCTGTCATAGCACACCTGTGGGGGAGGCAGCCTGTTCTCATCCC atATGATGAGGACTACAACCATGAGCCATGCCAGCGTAGTGGACATAGGGCGCACTGGGCAGTTGCTTCAG GTGTTCTCCTCGGTGTGGACCAGGGGAGTGTCAGCCAAGAGCATATTCAGCCTGATCCCTCTCTGCCCTGGGTCTTCCTCACCTCTGACACCGGCTCACCTTGTCCTGTTGGCTGCAGAGAGGTTTACATCCTGGCTAAACAGGGTAAAAGCCTGCGCTACCAGCTGTGGAGTTTGGACAGTGTTTCCCAAAGCAACGGACAGCTGAGGATGATGGACCCTCAGCGGGCTAATGATGGGACCCAGTACGTGGTTCCTCAGGGAGGTGTGGAAGCCGGGCTGGCTGGGCAGACAGTGCTGCTCcacacaaggacacagaagTAG
- the actmap gene encoding actin maturation protease isoform X2 translates to MATHLLQPQLSVDMEAVIQTAVSRGYTAQGEMFSAANMALLAEEVCGCRAELLSGGLSGDNYTAVIAHLWGRQPVLIPYDEDYNHEPCQRSGHRAHWAVASGVLLGVDQGSVSQEHIQPDPSLPWVFLTSDTGSPCPVGCREVYILAKQGKSLRYQLWSLDSVSQSNGQLRMMDPQRANDGTQYVVPQGGVEAGLAGQTVLLHTRTQK, encoded by the exons ATGGCGACTCACCTTCTACAGCCACAACTAAGTGTTGACATGGAGGCTGTGATTCAGACAGCAGTGAGCAGGGGCTACACCGCTCAGGGGGAAATGTTTTCAG CTGCTAACATGGCCCTGCTGGCAGAGGAAGTCTGTGGCTGTAGAGCTGAACTGCTCTCTGGGGGTTTGAGTGGTGATAATTATACAGCTGTCATAGCACACCTGTGGGGGAGGCAGCCTGTTCTCATCCC atATGATGAGGACTACAACCATGAGCCATGCCAGCGTAGTGGACATAGGGCGCACTGGGCAGTTGCTTCAG GTGTTCTCCTCGGTGTGGACCAGGGGAGTGTCAGCCAAGAGCATATTCAGCCTGATCCCTCTCTGCCCTGGGTCTTCCTCACCTCTGACACCGGCTCACCTTGTCCTGTTGGCTGCAGAGAGGTTTACATCCTGGCTAAACAGGGTAAAAGCCTGCGCTACCAGCTGTGGAGTTTGGACAGTGTTTCCCAAAGCAACGGACAGCTGAGGATGATGGACCCTCAGCGGGCTAATGATGGGACCCAGTACGTGGTTCCTCAGGGAGGTGTGGAAGCCGGGCTGGCTGGGCAGACAGTGCTGCTCcacacaaggacacagaagTAG
- the snrpa gene encoding U1 small nuclear ribonucleoprotein A has protein sequence MATTEVRLNHTIYINNLNEKIKKDELKKSLYAIFSQFGQILDIVVARNLKMKGQAFVIFKEVNSASNALRSMQGFPFYDKPMRIQYAKQDSDIIAKMKGTYVERDRKKEKKKPRSEGGGSKKGAGAAAAMVAGVPAAMPGMPPMSQAPRMMHIPGQPPYMPPPGMMPPPGMAPGQLPPGAIPGQMMPGQMPGQMPQQVSENPPNHILFLTNLPEETNELMLSMLFNQFPGFKEVRLVPGRHDIAFVEFDNEVQAGAARDALQGFKITQTNAMKISFAKK, from the exons ATGGCCACGACGGAGGTGCGGTTAAATCATACAATCTACATAAACAACCTGAACGAGAAAATCAAGAAAGATG aGTTGAAAAAGTCGCTGTACGCCATTTTCTCACAGTTTGGACAAATTCTGGACATCGTAGTGGCACGAAACTTAAAGATGAAGGGTCAGGCCTTTGTCATCTTCAAAGAGGTTAACAGTGCCTCCAATGCACTGAGGTCCATGCAGGGATTCCCATTCTATGACAAACCCATG CGTATCCAGTATGCCAAACAGGATTCTGATATCATAGCTAAAATGAAGGGAACCTATGTTGAGCGAGATCgtaagaaagagaagaagaagcccaGGAGTGAGGGAGGAGGATCCAAGAAAGGAGCTGGTGCTGCTGCGGCCATGGTTGCTGGGGTACCTGCTGCTATGCCT GGAATGCCTCCAATGAGCCAGGCACCACGTATGATGCACATTCCAGGCCAACCGCCTTACATGCCCCCTCCAGGCATGATGCCTCCTCCAGGTATGGCACCTGGTCAGTTGCCGCCTGGTGCCATACCCGGTCAGATGATGCCTGGACAGATGCCTGGCCAAATGCCTCAACAG gTTTCAGAAAATCCACCCAATcacatcctcttcctcaccaaCCTCCCAGAAGAGACAAACGAACTCATGCTCTCCATGCTCTTCAACCA gtTCCCAGGGTTCAAGGAGGTGCGTCTGGTCCCTGGGCGCCACGACATCGCCTTTGTGGAGTTTGACAATGAGGTGCAGGCAGGCGCTGCACGGGATGCACTACAGGGCTTCAAgataacacaaacaaatgccATGAAGATCTCATTTGCTAAGAAATAA